The following are encoded in a window of Flavobacterium sp. WC2421 genomic DNA:
- a CDS encoding SsrA-binding protein, producing the protein MFKIVAQLNKLILPSFTKQRLDLAKAKKWQMAIIGFRYYVTTRALD; encoded by the coding sequence ATGTTTAAAATAGTAGCTCAACTCAACAAACTTATCCTACCCAGTTTTACGAAGCAAAGATTAGATTTGGCCAAAGCCAAAAAATGGCAAATGGCAATTATTGGATTTAGATATTATGTAACTACAAGAGCATTAGACTAG
- a CDS encoding helix-turn-helix domain-containing protein, with the protein MKLYIKYDGIVACRVILQEQLERLDIKHKLLDLGEIEISDSVSDECFAELQDSLNRYSIFIVNNEKSQLIQRIKDTIVEMIYENDKLPAVTISQYLSDKLNFSYGYLTNIFSENTYSSIENFIIIQKIERAKKLIIEDQLTLTEVSYKLNYSSVAYLSSQFKKVTGLTPSAFKRIVDKRRNLSH; encoded by the coding sequence ATGAAACTCTATATAAAATATGATGGAATCGTTGCTTGTAGAGTAATTTTACAAGAACAATTAGAACGATTAGATATAAAACACAAGCTGCTAGATTTAGGAGAAATTGAGATTAGTGATAGTGTTTCGGATGAATGTTTTGCTGAACTTCAAGATTCATTAAATCGATATTCTATTTTTATTGTCAATAATGAAAAAAGTCAGCTCATTCAAAGGATAAAAGATACTATTGTTGAAATGATTTATGAGAATGATAAATTACCAGCGGTAACTATTTCTCAATATTTATCGGATAAACTAAATTTTAGTTATGGATATTTAACTAATATTTTTTCTGAAAACACGTATTCTTCGATAGAAAATTTCATTATTATCCAAAAAATAGAAAGAGCCAAAAAGTTAATTATTGAAGATCAATTGACCTTAACGGAGGTCTCGTATAAATTAAACTATAGTAGTGTAGCTTACTTATCAAGTCAATTTAAAAAAGTTACAGGATTGACTCCATCTGCATTTAAAAGGATTGTAGATAAAAGACGAAATTTATCCCATTAA
- a CDS encoding response regulator — protein sequence MISHKDSMRILIADDDEDDRTFFSDAMMELKMNNKLTLFNDGKDLMEYLANPDIILPHLLFLDLNMPRKSGFECLKEIRSDIRFKEVSIAIYSTSSSEKDIEETFIEGANIYIKKPNDFTKLKKVIKEVLNINWQFHSSGLNKETFFFSI from the coding sequence ATGATTTCACATAAAGATTCAATGCGTATTTTGATTGCTGATGATGATGAAGATGATCGCACATTTTTTAGTGATGCAATGATGGAACTTAAAATGAATAATAAGTTAACTTTATTTAATGATGGTAAAGATCTAATGGAATATCTAGCAAATCCAGATATTATTTTGCCGCATTTACTTTTTTTAGATTTAAATATGCCACGTAAATCGGGATTTGAATGTTTAAAAGAGATACGATCGGATATTAGATTTAAGGAGGTATCCATTGCTATATATTCCACTTCATCATCAGAAAAAGATATTGAAGAAACTTTTATTGAAGGGGCAAATATTTACATCAAAAAACCAAATGACTTTACTAAACTTAAAAAAGTAATTAAAGAGGTTTTAAATATCAATTGGCAATTTCATTCTTCAGGATTAAATAAAGAAACTTTTTTCTTTAGCATATAA
- a CDS encoding M56 family metallopeptidase → METLFIYLIKSSGLLALFFVSYHFMLRKETFFTSNRWFLLSGLITSVVLPLVIFTKIIWVEPVVTNTNWSNIPASNYIEEKSFEDYLPILTILTYSLGILLLLAKFAYDFYSLQRVLKGKSTQQQADFKLIDIKENLAPFSYFNTIVYNSALYSPIELENILEHEKIHSEQHHTVDVLISRLFCIVFWFNPFIWLYKKAILQNLEFIADSEALKKISDKKAYQITLLKITTQENCVAITNHFYQSLIKKRIVMLNKNQSKKRNSWKYLSILPALVAFVFLFQIEVVAQEKVKETMTTVKESPDNDLKTELSQSSPDPIKKTRTVTVHSTKDGDNEKVKTIYIDGKEASQADLDALDPSVIKTMDVNKNDEKSTIKIITKNSNGIPNDTEIFINGKKMSKKELDELDSKDIETMDVRKSNATNSNKNTIRIITKTRTQYSDNKDIPTPPTPPTPPTFNFKAPKAPNFPKAPKAPKGDPITGDKKAWKDFDIKMEEFNKKMEAIAPEMEAFDKKMAEFDKQMEPFNAQMEIFEKKMKVFEKQMEEYEVKLNENK, encoded by the coding sequence ATGGAAACGCTATTTATTTATCTCATCAAATCCAGTGGATTACTTGCGTTGTTTTTTGTAAGCTACCATTTTATGTTGCGAAAGGAAACTTTTTTTACCAGTAATCGTTGGTTTTTATTAAGTGGATTAATTACGTCCGTGGTTTTACCTCTTGTAATTTTTACAAAAATAATTTGGGTGGAGCCTGTTGTAACAAATACAAATTGGTCCAATATTCCTGCATCGAATTATATAGAAGAAAAATCATTTGAAGACTATTTACCAATACTAACTATTTTAACTTACAGTCTTGGGATACTTTTATTGCTAGCCAAATTTGCCTATGATTTTTATAGTTTACAAAGGGTCTTAAAAGGAAAATCGACTCAACAACAGGCTGATTTTAAACTTATTGACATAAAAGAAAATCTAGCACCATTTTCATACTTTAATACTATTGTTTACAATTCGGCATTATACAGCCCTATCGAGTTAGAAAATATTTTAGAGCATGAAAAAATTCATAGTGAACAACACCATACTGTTGACGTTCTGATTTCGAGATTGTTTTGTATTGTTTTTTGGTTCAATCCATTTATTTGGTTGTATAAAAAAGCGATTTTGCAAAACCTTGAATTCATTGCTGACAGTGAAGCATTAAAAAAAATATCAGACAAAAAAGCCTATCAAATCACGCTTCTAAAAATAACAACACAGGAAAATTGTGTTGCCATTACCAATCATTTTTATCAATCATTAATCAAAAAACGAATCGTTATGTTAAACAAAAATCAATCAAAAAAAAGGAATTCTTGGAAGTACTTATCAATACTTCCTGCTCTAGTTGCCTTTGTATTTCTATTTCAAATTGAAGTAGTTGCACAGGAAAAAGTAAAAGAAACAATGACTACGGTAAAAGAAAGTCCAGATAACGACTTAAAAACTGAACTTAGCCAAAGTAGCCCTGACCCCATCAAAAAAACGAGAACTGTCACCGTGCACTCTACAAAAGATGGCGATAATGAAAAAGTAAAAACTATCTATATTGATGGTAAAGAAGCAAGTCAAGCTGACTTAGACGCATTAGATCCCAGTGTAATTAAGACTATGGACGTTAATAAAAATGACGAAAAATCAACCATTAAAATAATCACTAAAAATAGTAATGGTATTCCAAATGACACCGAAATTTTTATAAACGGAAAAAAAATGAGTAAAAAGGAATTAGATGAATTGGATTCAAAAGATATTGAAACAATGGATGTAAGAAAATCTAATGCTACGAATTCTAACAAAAATACAATTAGAATAATTACTAAAACAAGAACTCAATATTCTGACAATAAAGACATTCCAACTCCTCCAACTCCTCCAACTCCACCTACTTTTAATTTTAAAGCTCCAAAAGCCCCTAATTTTCCCAAGGCTCCAAAGGCTCCGAAAGGAGATCCAATCACAGGAGATAAAAAAGCTTGGAAAGACTTTGATATAAAAATGGAAGAGTTCAACAAAAAAATGGAAGCCATAGCACCCGAAATGGAAGCATTTGACAAAAAAATGGCAGAGTTTGATAAACAAATGGAACCTTTTAATGCTCAAATGGAAATTTTTGAAAAAAAAATGAAAGTGTTCGAAAAGCAAATGGAAGAATACGAAGTCAAGCTAAATGAAAATAAATAG
- a CDS encoding ATP-binding protein, protein MKLIKLYKNSQVFKIALGIAIAVVVYIASVFYTQMRSLDSSVNLIANATETQLELEKVLSVISIYEANLRSYIITKDESYLENRFLRKGEIESNFKRINKLVVNNPARVKDVKRLKELIDFRFALFRETLLLAKSSNPDSKVLNAKLQESNNFTESMKNFVYKTINAEGDKVKIHNDNHQFELQDSIISAFLLVILSLLILLLSFNKMNVDIYELKKTNDELQFLNRSFNEAEKIAGFGHWKINLERNTYTLSDNFFRLLGLEPQSFTPSLENISKYIHPEDVDYVTQMHLDSLKTYKPTSLMFRFVLPNGDLRYVMSVGSFTKNGKGEMVKTGVNYDMTDQFKKTIELEENNKELKNINEELESFNNIVSHDLQEPLHKIQMFISRIESKELGAISDQGKVYFSKIRTSANKMQTLLIDLVNYSRTIKGDKVFEETNLKELVLQVVDDLSSDIEDKKAEINVENLPTVKVISFQMEQLFINLISNSLKYSQEDVAPIISIFSGEIDENEVYNNEIITNEDYYKIVIKDNGIGFKQEYAEKIFILFQRLETGSKYSGTGLGLAICKRIVENHDGFIKVVSEPNVGSEFSIFIPKKV, encoded by the coding sequence ATGAAGTTAATAAAACTGTATAAAAACTCACAAGTCTTCAAAATAGCATTAGGTATTGCTATAGCGGTGGTGGTTTATATAGCTTCGGTTTTTTATACTCAAATGCGTAGCTTAGACTCTTCTGTTAATTTAATTGCAAATGCTACCGAAACGCAATTAGAATTAGAAAAAGTCTTGTCTGTTATTAGTATTTATGAAGCTAATCTTAGAAGTTATATTATCACTAAGGATGAGTCTTATTTAGAAAATAGATTTTTGAGAAAAGGGGAAATTGAGTCTAATTTTAAACGCATTAATAAATTAGTAGTTAATAATCCAGCTCGAGTTAAAGATGTTAAAAGGCTCAAAGAACTAATTGATTTTCGATTTGCACTTTTCAGAGAAACGCTACTTTTAGCAAAAAGTAGTAATCCAGATAGTAAAGTATTAAACGCAAAGCTTCAAGAAAGCAATAATTTTACGGAGTCCATGAAAAACTTCGTTTATAAAACAATAAACGCTGAGGGGGATAAAGTTAAAATCCATAATGACAATCATCAGTTTGAATTGCAAGATTCTATAATAAGTGCTTTTTTACTGGTTATTCTTTCACTATTGATTTTGCTATTGTCCTTTAATAAAATGAATGTTGATATTTATGAACTGAAGAAAACCAATGATGAATTACAGTTTTTAAATCGTTCTTTTAATGAAGCGGAGAAAATTGCTGGTTTTGGTCATTGGAAGATTAATTTAGAGAGAAATACCTATACATTATCTGACAATTTCTTTCGTCTGTTGGGTTTAGAGCCACAATCATTTACTCCTAGTTTAGAGAACATTTCAAAATATATTCATCCGGAAGATGTCGATTATGTAACCCAAATGCATTTGGATTCATTAAAGACCTATAAACCTACTTCATTGATGTTCCGTTTTGTATTACCAAATGGTGATTTAAGATACGTAATGTCAGTAGGTAGTTTTACCAAGAATGGTAAAGGCGAAATGGTTAAAACAGGTGTCAATTATGATATGACTGATCAATTTAAAAAAACAATTGAATTAGAGGAAAATAATAAAGAATTAAAAAACATCAATGAAGAATTAGAGTCTTTTAATAATATTGTGAGTCATGACTTACAGGAACCTCTTCATAAAATTCAAATGTTTATTTCCAGAATTGAATCTAAAGAGTTAGGTGCAATATCTGACCAAGGGAAAGTATACTTTTCTAAAATTAGAACTTCGGCTAATAAAATGCAAACCTTGCTAATCGACTTGGTAAATTACTCCAGAACAATTAAAGGTGATAAAGTTTTTGAAGAGACAAATTTAAAAGAATTAGTTCTACAGGTTGTGGATGATTTATCTTCGGATATTGAAGATAAAAAAGCAGAAATAAATGTAGAAAATTTGCCTACTGTTAAAGTGATTTCATTTCAGATGGAACAACTTTTTATAAATTTAATATCTAATTCACTTAAATACAGTCAAGAAGATGTAGCGCCTATAATATCAATCTTTTCTGGAGAAATTGATGAAAATGAGGTATATAATAATGAAATTATTACTAATGAAGATTATTATAAAATAGTAATAAAGGATAATGGAATTGGGTTTAAACAAGAATATGCCGAAAAAATATTTATTTTATTTCAACGTTTAGAAACTGGTTCGAAGTACTCTGGAACGGGACTTGGTTTAGCAATATGCAAGCGAATAGTTGAAAATCACGATGGATTTATAAAAGTAGTATCAGAACCTAATGTAGGCTCTGAATTTTCTATTTTTATACCCAAGAAAGTTTAA
- a CDS encoding tRNA-(ms[2]io[6]A)-hydroxylase — MGVLRLQLPTDPRWVNIVEKNIEEILTDHAWCEQKAATNAITIITNNSEHQDLVKDLLALAKEEIEHFDMVHNIIIKRGLKLGRERKDDYVNELYLYMKKSGNGSRVSSLVERLLFSAMIEARSCERFKVLSENIQDEELSVFYRDLMESEAGHYTTFITYARKYGTGIDVEKRWREWIDFEASVIANYGKGETIHG; from the coding sequence ATGGGTGTATTACGGTTACAATTGCCAACAGATCCAAGATGGGTCAATATAGTGGAGAAAAATATTGAAGAAATCTTGACAGATCATGCTTGGTGTGAGCAAAAAGCAGCCACAAATGCAATAACAATCATTACCAATAATTCAGAGCATCAAGATTTGGTTAAGGACTTATTGGCTTTAGCCAAAGAAGAAATTGAACATTTTGACATGGTACATAACATCATTATCAAAAGAGGATTGAAGCTAGGACGTGAACGCAAAGATGATTATGTAAATGAATTGTACTTATATATGAAGAAAAGCGGAAATGGTAGTAGAGTTTCTAGTTTGGTAGAACGATTATTGTTTTCCGCTATGATTGAAGCAAGAAGTTGTGAACGTTTTAAAGTGCTTTCAGAAAACATTCAAGATGAAGAATTATCGGTATTCTACAGAGATTTAATGGAAAGTGAAGCGGGGCATTATACTACATTTATTACTTATGCTCGAAAATATGGTACGGGAATTGATGTAGAGAAGCGCTGGAGAGAATGGATTGACTTTGAAGCTTCGGTTATTGCGAATTATGGTAAAGGCGAAACAATTCATGGATAA
- the fsa gene encoding fructose-6-phosphate aldolase: MKFFIDTANLAQIKEAQALGVLDGVTTNPSLMAKEGITGKNNIMKHYVDICNLVDGDVSAEVNALDYDGMVKEGEELADLHEQIVVKLPMTKEGVMAAKYFSDKGIKTNVTLVFSAGQALLAAKAGATYVSPFIGRLDDVSTDGLALIEEIRLIYDNYGYETQILAASVRHTMHIVNCAKIGADVMTGPLSAIYGLLKHPLTDIGLAQFVADFEKGNK, translated from the coding sequence ATGAAGTTTTTTATTGACACGGCTAATTTAGCTCAAATTAAGGAAGCGCAAGCATTAGGGGTTTTGGACGGAGTTACGACTAATCCATCATTGATGGCTAAGGAAGGAATTACTGGAAAAAACAACATTATGAAGCATTATGTTGACATTTGTAATCTTGTTGACGGTGATGTAAGTGCTGAAGTAAATGCGCTTGATTATGATGGAATGGTTAAAGAAGGGGAGGAATTAGCTGATTTGCATGAGCAAATTGTGGTAAAATTACCTATGACTAAAGAAGGAGTTATGGCGGCAAAATACTTCTCAGATAAAGGAATTAAAACGAATGTAACTTTAGTATTCTCAGCGGGTCAAGCATTATTAGCTGCTAAGGCGGGAGCTACTTATGTTTCTCCATTTATTGGTCGTTTAGATGATGTTTCTACAGATGGATTGGCTTTGATTGAAGAAATCAGATTGATTTATGATAACTACGGTTATGAAACTCAAATTCTTGCAGCTTCTGTACGTCACACGATGCATATTGTAAACTGTGCGAAAATTGGTGCTGATGTTATGACTGGACCACTTTCGGCTATTTACGGATTGTTGAAACACCCATTAACTGATATTGGATTGGCACAATTCGTCGCTGATTTTGAAAAAGGAAATAAATAA
- a CDS encoding pentapeptide repeat-containing protein, translating into MPEYNLDLQYNDITYGVEDVNFKEFESCTFTNCDFSQCNFIAVTFIDCSFNNCNFNTSKINHVALRTVYFNNCKVKEVNFAMCDKLIFEIHFKDCILDFSKFYTLKLKGTTFTNCNLVAVDFMSADLTEVQFNNCDLYRAEFEKANANKANFRSSYNYTIDPTKTKLKKAIFSLTTVKGLLHKHDIVVV; encoded by the coding sequence ATGCCAGAATACAACCTTGATTTACAATACAATGATATCACCTACGGTGTAGAAGATGTCAATTTCAAGGAATTTGAATCTTGCACATTTACAAATTGTGATTTCTCACAATGCAATTTTATAGCGGTTACCTTTATCGATTGTAGTTTTAACAATTGTAATTTTAATACCTCAAAAATAAACCATGTTGCTTTGCGAACCGTTTATTTTAATAATTGTAAAGTAAAGGAAGTTAACTTTGCTATGTGTGACAAACTAATTTTTGAAATCCATTTTAAAGACTGTATTCTTGACTTTTCTAAATTTTATACCCTAAAGTTAAAAGGAACTACTTTTACGAATTGTAACCTTGTAGCAGTCGATTTTATGAGTGCCGACCTGACCGAAGTACAATTCAATAATTGTGATTTATATCGAGCCGAATTTGAGAAGGCGAATGCCAACAAAGCTAATTTTAGAAGTAGTTATAATTACACTATTGATCCCACCAAAACGAAGTTAAAAAAGGCTATTTTCTCTCTAACTACCGTAAAAGGACTTTTGCATAAACACGATATTGTTGTGGTATAA
- the fahA gene encoding fumarylacetoacetase, with protein sequence MPISANDTNRKSWIEVPENSDFPLQNIPFGVFLTKENVVTVGTRIGDHAIDLGALQQLNYFAGIELTDDMFMQDTLNDFISDGKKTWRLVRNRIADIFDSTNPKLRDDQKHRDIVIFNIADVEMQLPVLIGDYTDFYSSKEHATNVGKMFRDPENALLPNWLHIPVGYHGRSSTIVPSGIPVHRPMGQTLPAGETTPVFGPSRLIDFELETAFITTDANIMGEIIPINEAEDYIFGMVLLNDWSARDIQKWEYVPLGPFLAKNFASSISPWIVTMDALEPFRVPGPKQNPSPLPYLLQKGKHSFDINLQVAIQPENAEPTVVSNSNFKYMYWTMNQQLAHHTSNGCRVNSGDMMGSGTISGPTPDSYGSMLELTWGGKNPITLNDGTERKFINDNDTVIMKGFCKNGQVRIGFGEVSSKLLPPFVRK encoded by the coding sequence ATGCCGATATCAGCCAACGATACTAACAGAAAATCATGGATTGAAGTCCCTGAAAATAGTGACTTTCCTCTTCAGAATATTCCTTTTGGAGTTTTTCTTACCAAAGAAAATGTTGTTACAGTAGGAACTCGAATAGGTGATCATGCAATTGACTTAGGTGCTTTACAACAACTAAATTACTTTGCAGGTATTGAATTAACTGATGATATGTTCATGCAAGACACGTTGAACGACTTTATCTCTGATGGTAAAAAAACATGGAGATTGGTTCGTAATCGTATTGCTGACATTTTTGACAGCACAAATCCAAAACTACGAGACGACCAAAAACATAGAGACATTGTAATTTTTAATATAGCCGATGTAGAAATGCAATTACCAGTTCTTATTGGTGACTATACTGACTTCTATTCTAGCAAAGAACACGCAACAAATGTAGGAAAAATGTTTCGCGATCCTGAAAATGCTTTATTACCAAACTGGCTTCATATACCTGTAGGATACCATGGTAGAAGTTCTACTATTGTACCTTCCGGGATTCCTGTTCACAGACCTATGGGACAAACATTACCAGCTGGTGAAACCACTCCTGTATTTGGTCCTTCTCGTTTAATTGATTTTGAATTGGAAACTGCCTTCATCACTACTGATGCAAATATAATGGGAGAAATTATTCCTATCAACGAAGCCGAAGACTATATCTTCGGAATGGTTTTATTAAATGATTGGAGTGCCCGTGACATTCAAAAATGGGAATACGTACCGTTAGGTCCTTTCTTAGCAAAGAACTTTGCTTCGTCAATATCACCTTGGATTGTAACTATGGATGCATTAGAACCATTTAGAGTTCCTGGACCAAAACAAAATCCAAGTCCGCTACCCTATCTACTACAAAAAGGAAAACACTCTTTTGATATCAATTTACAAGTAGCTATTCAACCTGAAAATGCTGAACCAACAGTTGTGAGTAACTCTAACTTTAAATACATGTATTGGACTATGAACCAACAATTAGCGCATCATACTTCAAACGGTTGTCGCGTTAATTCTGGTGATATGATGGGGTCAGGAACTATTTCTGGACCTACTCCAGATAGTTACGGCTCTATGCTTGAATTGACTTGGGGAGGTAAAAATCCTATCACGTTAAATGATGGTACGGAGCGTAAATTCATCAATGACAACGATACAGTAATCATGAAAGGATTCTGTAAAAACGGACAAGTACGTATTGGTTTTGGAGAAGTTTCTTCAAAATTATTACCGCCGTTTGTACGAAAATAA
- a CDS encoding GNAT family N-acetyltransferase — protein MITISNATSKDLKLIKDIAYATWPDVYGKILSKEQLDFMLSAFYSEETLSDNMINKMHHFILVYDDVTCLGFASYEHNYLGKKETRLHKIYLLPEAQGKGAGRALIDVVASYATENDSNCISLNVNRFNNACTFYQKMGFTIVGEEDIEIGHGYLMEDYKMEKQL, from the coding sequence ATGATTACGATTTCTAATGCTACTTCTAAAGATTTAAAACTAATTAAAGATATAGCATACGCTACTTGGCCAGATGTGTATGGTAAAATCTTGTCTAAAGAACAATTAGACTTTATGTTATCTGCTTTTTATTCTGAAGAGACTTTATCGGATAATATGATCAATAAAATGCATCATTTTATATTGGTTTATGACGACGTTACTTGTCTTGGTTTTGCGTCCTATGAGCATAATTATTTGGGTAAAAAAGAAACTCGTTTGCATAAAATATATTTACTTCCAGAAGCACAAGGTAAAGGAGCAGGAAGAGCTTTAATTGATGTAGTAGCCTCTTATGCTACTGAAAATGATTCTAATTGTATTTCTCTAAATGTAAATAGATTTAATAATGCCTGCACTTTTTATCAAAAAATGGGTTTTACAATAGTCGGGGAAGAAGATATAGAAATTGGTCATGGTTACTTAATGGAAGATTACAAAATGGAGAAACAATTGTAA
- a CDS encoding GMP reductase, producing MRIEMDLKLGFKDVMIRPKRSTLKSRSQVSLEREFKFLHSTATWNGIPIMAANMDTVGTFEMASALAKEKLFTAIHKHYTVDEWTTFLKEVAPEFYEYIAISTGTGKNDSKKIAEILQANPLLKFICIDVANGYSEHFVNFLKQTRKQYPDKVIIAGNVVTGEMVEELLLAGADIIKVGIGPGSVCTTRVKTGVGYPQLSAIIECADAAHGLGGHIISDGGCSTPGDIAKAFGAGSDFVMLGGMLAGHTESGGELIDINGQPFKKFYGMSSTTAMDKHVGGVAEYRASEGKTVEVAFKGNVANTLLDILGGLRSACTYVGASRLKELTKRTTFIRVSEQENRVFSN from the coding sequence ATGAGAATAGAAATGGATCTTAAGCTAGGTTTCAAAGATGTAATGATAAGACCCAAACGTTCTACACTAAAAAGTAGATCTCAGGTTTCTTTAGAACGAGAATTTAAATTTTTACATAGTACGGCTACTTGGAATGGGATTCCCATTATGGCTGCAAATATGGATACGGTCGGTACATTTGAAATGGCAAGTGCATTAGCCAAAGAAAAATTATTTACGGCTATTCACAAACATTATACTGTTGATGAATGGACTACTTTTTTAAAAGAAGTTGCACCAGAATTTTATGAATACATTGCTATAAGTACAGGAACAGGTAAAAATGATTCTAAAAAAATTGCCGAAATACTACAAGCAAACCCATTACTTAAATTTATTTGTATTGATGTAGCCAATGGCTATTCGGAGCATTTTGTAAATTTCTTGAAACAAACCCGCAAGCAATATCCTGACAAAGTAATTATTGCAGGAAATGTAGTTACTGGCGAAATGGTTGAAGAGTTGTTATTAGCGGGAGCAGATATTATTAAAGTAGGTATTGGTCCAGGATCAGTATGTACGACTCGAGTGAAAACAGGTGTTGGATATCCACAGCTGTCAGCAATTATTGAATGTGCGGATGCGGCTCATGGTTTAGGAGGACACATCATAAGTGATGGAGGTTGTTCTACTCCTGGAGATATAGCCAAAGCTTTTGGCGCAGGATCCGATTTTGTTATGCTTGGAGGAATGCTGGCAGGACATACAGAAAGTGGTGGAGAACTAATTGATATTAACGGACAGCCATTCAAAAAGTTTTATGGAATGAGTTCTACAACAGCAATGGACAAGCATGTTGGTGGTGTGGCTGAATATAGAGCAAGTGAAGGAAAGACCGTTGAGGTGGCTTTTAAGGGAAATGTAGCCAATACTTTATTGGATATTCTTGGAGGATTGCGAAGTGCATGTACGTATGTTGGCGCTTCAAGGTTAAAAGAATTGACTAAAAGAACCACTTTTATTAGAGTGAGTGAACAGGAAAACAGAGTTTTTTCAAATTAA
- the glyA gene encoding serine hydroxymethyltransferase: MQRDEQIFDLILEEQERQIHGLELIASENFVSDEVMEAAGSVLTNKYAEGYPGKRYYGGCEVVDVIEQIAIDRAKELFGAVYANVQPHSGSQANTAVYHACLKPGDKILGFDLSHGGHLTHGSPVNFSGRLYSPVFYGVDAETGRLDYDKIQEIATKEQPKLIIAGASAYSRDMDFERFRVIADSVGAILFADISHPAGLIAKGLLNDPIPHCHIVSTTTHKTLRGPRGGLILMGKDFENPMGLTTPKGEIRMMSSLLDLAVFPGNQGGPLMHIIAAKAVAFGEALQDEFFTYAMQLKKNANAMADAFVKRGYNIISGGTDNHMMLIDLRNKNISGKDAENALVKAEITVNKNMVPFDDKSPFVTSGIRVGTPAITTRGLVEEDMETIVALIDKVLMNHTNEAIIEEVANEVNEMMSERAIFVF, from the coding sequence ATGCAACGCGACGAACAAATTTTTGACCTTATTCTAGAAGAACAAGAAAGACAAATACACGGATTAGAACTTATTGCCTCAGAGAACTTTGTAAGTGACGAAGTAATGGAAGCAGCTGGATCTGTATTAACTAATAAATATGCTGAGGGTTATCCTGGTAAAAGATATTACGGTGGTTGTGAAGTAGTAGATGTAATTGAACAAATCGCTATTGATAGAGCTAAAGAATTGTTTGGAGCCGTTTATGCAAATGTACAACCACACTCTGGTTCACAAGCAAATACTGCGGTTTATCATGCTTGTTTGAAGCCTGGTGACAAAATCTTAGGTTTTGACTTATCGCATGGTGGGCATTTAACTCATGGATCACCAGTAAACTTCTCAGGACGTTTATATTCTCCTGTATTTTACGGAGTGGATGCTGAGACAGGACGTTTAGATTATGATAAAATTCAAGAAATTGCTACTAAAGAGCAACCAAAATTAATTATCGCAGGAGCTTCGGCTTATTCACGTGATATGGATTTTGAGCGTTTTAGAGTAATTGCTGATAGTGTAGGAGCAATTCTATTTGCTGATATCTCTCATCCTGCAGGTCTTATCGCTAAAGGATTGTTGAATGACCCAATTCCTCATTGTCATATTGTATCAACTACAACACATAAAACATTACGTGGACCTAGAGGAGGATTAATCTTGATGGGTAAAGATTTTGAAAACCCAATGGGATTAACTACACCAAAAGGAGAAATCAGAATGATGTCATCATTATTAGATTTAGCTGTTTTCCCTGGAAATCAAGGAGGACCGTTAATGCACATTATCGCTGCTAAAGCGGTTGCATTTGGAGAAGCATTACAAGATGAATTCTTTACTTATGCAATGCAATTAAAGAAAAATGCAAATGCTATGGCAGATGCTTTTGTAAAAAGAGGATACAATATCATTTCTGGAGGAACGGATAACCACATGATGTTAATCGATTTAAGAAATAAAAATATTTCTGGTAAAGATGCTGAAAATGCATTAGTAAAAGCAGAAATCACAGTAAATAAAAACATGGTTCCATTTGATGATAAATCACCATTTGTCACTTCAGGAATTCGTGTAGGTACTCCAGCAATTACAACTCGTGGATTAGTAGAAGAAGATATGGAAACAATTGTTGCTTTAATTGATAAAGTATTAATGAACCATACTAATGAAGCTATCATCGAAGAAGTAGCAAATGAAGTGAACGAAATGATGAGCGAAAGAGCGATCTTCGTTTTTTAA